atgttttgggggtgtttctctgccaagggtacagggctacttcaccgcatcactgggaagatggatggagccatgtaccgcacaatcctgagggacaacctcctcccctctgccagggatctgaaaatgggccgtggttgggtcttccaacatgataacgaccctaaacatacagcaaaggcaacaaaggattggctcaagaaaaatcacgaCTGgtccagccagtcgccagacctcaatccgatcgaaaatctatggagggagctgaaggtcagagttgccaagagacagcccaccaaccttcatgatttagagaggatctgcaaagaagagtgggccaaaattccccctggtgtgtgtgctaaacttgtggttaactacaacaaacgtctcaccgctgtgcttgcaaacaaaggctttgccactaagtattgagtgtgtttggcaagagggatcaaatacttattttcctcattgaaatacaaattaattaaaatatattctttaaaattatattctggatttttgtcttgatattctgtatctccatgttagaatatatctaccattaaaagtgcagaaggatagtgtctttattagtgggcaaacaaagaaaatcagcaagggatcaaatacttcttggactcactgtatatatacagtggtgtgaaaaagtgtttgccccttcatgatttattattgttttgcaTGTTGACATTCCTGGCAATAGACACCCCTCCTACTATTTCCCCCCCTTTAATGCACCTTCAACTCAGGAAAGCATGTTAATTATGTAGCTGAATCAGTTGTGTTGATGACAATGTGAAGACTAAAATATGAACGCCAGCGAGACCTCATGCACCATGGATGGAAACCACTGATGTAAgtaatttcttgttttttttagaatggcCCTAAACGGACCCCCAAATGGAGTCAGCTCAACTCTATTAAGAGGTACCAACTTAGTTGGATAAGCTCAACTCTATTAAGAGGTACCAACTTAGTTGGATAATTTGGCAATTTGGATGTTTACTTACTGGCAAATATACctaatagaataaaaaaagactttattcttcaaaaatgtttttaccctattttttgcactataaaccttataatctggtgcaccgtatgtatgaattttaccactcaggttgtaaggagcagtaaagcaactctgctgaaatacagctttatacaggggtttcagtttagttcttcagcaccgagactggagcagtaagTACATTaaccactaaccacgctaagcgttagctcttttaccattcagaggtgagtattatcagcctgtagcatgttaaaacaagctacatgggatgaatcgCTAGCttaccgtaacactcagggtttctcagtgtagcactgtcaggcggcattagctgctaactgcagctagccttagtggaaatctacaAATCTACCGCTTGTtatactttaaaagaaagtgttttttttcgtacaaaattacagttttgtttacttagcttagctttacagttacctttactgctgaattagaaggaaaacatggtaacATCCCTGTTCCtaactagtgtcacataatgtgccttataatccactgtGCCTTATGCAagaaaataggccagaaaataaGATGTTTATTGATAATACGCCTTATAGTGCTCAAAATATTCATATAATATCCAGTTGTCTGGTCATTTCAATTAGGCCTTCTTATATTTTTCCTAAACTATACTACCGTTATATAACTATATTCCATCAtcataaaaacagacaaacatgAACTGTATAGATAAAAACTAGTAGTAGcctctagtagtagtagtagcttcTATAATTTTTAGATATATATTCATTGCTACACAAATGGTCAAACACACCCTATAACTGACATTTTTATATTACTAGGCTTTCAAACTATTCCTCAAAGTTGTTAAAGCATTCAGAAATAACAGTCTACCTTGTCTTTTATCTTCCAGCTTCTACTGCCATCCGGGCACTGCCTCTTCTCCCACTGTACCACCACCATGCCCCGTGTCTGCAGCAGGCTGGCACAAACGTCCCTCATAGTGCGGGACACCATGGACAGCTGGCACAGGCTGAAGCCGTCCAGAAACCGTGCTATATGCTGCAGTATTTCAAAAGGCAATCCGCTCAGACGGTCGCACCCTGACTCCACCATCATGTCCATAACTGGCTGCACCCCGAACGACCTAAGGTGGCGGTCATGAACAATTCTGGACCCTTGCTTTGACGGACAGAACCTGCGCTGCGAGTACGTGCAGCCGTAGTAGGCGAGTGGGCAGCGGTGCTCCATCCAGCCGTTCAAGCCTGAGTGGATGTCTCCGTGGACATTACGAAAGTGAGAGAGGAACTCCTCCCGCCGAAAAAGCTGGCCGCACTCAAAAGTGAACATGGAGCCTTCGCGTGGAGCCCAGCTTGGCCGGGGAACCAGCTGTTCCAGAGTCAGGTCCAGCCGCAAGGTGCAGAAGGGGCTGGGCTGCGAGAGGCGGGGTGCAGCTCGATCACATGCTGAGGCTGATGCCACCTCTCCAACCATCGTGCTGGTGGCCAAGATGGCAGCAGGGAAGCTGAACGTCTGGGTGCCAAAATCGACACGTGAGCCACCAAAAGCATAGACAGTGTCTGATATTCTTCGGGCTCGGGGTGACTCCTCCAGGCAGAAGAGCAGAGCGGCAGCGGTGAAGTCAATCTCTCCGAGGTCCATGGGGTCATTTCGAGGTTCCTGCTCCAGGTCGGACGTGTCCACAGCTTTGTCTTCCATTTTGCAGCGAGGACTCCTATGTAGGAAACTGTCCATGGGACAGGTCTTCCGTCCATTAAGTACAAGTGGCATGAAGTTCCGAAGTAACTGAAGGTTTTGGAGTTTCCTCTCAAAAGCCCTGTCTTCAAAATCTAATGCCATGGAAGGCAGAACAAAGTCCCTGGGAATCACCAGAGCCTGGGCGTGAACAGGTGGTTGCAGTAAAGGAGCCTGGGATTCTGCTGCTTCCTGCATTGCAAGAGGGGTAAGGTCATGTCTCAGCTGTGCTCTGTGGGGAATTAGTGGACCAACAAACTCCAAAGAACCACTGGCGTCTGTGAAGTCATTCTCTACCTTAGCTGGTTCCATATCGTGTTCTTGCGATTCTGCTGTAGATGCTACAGCATTGTGACAGTTGGTACACAAACTGTGCTCCTCTGAGTCTTCTAGCTTGTGCAAATACTCTGAAGACTCTTGAGAACATTCATTGTTAATGGCATCAAGATGTGCACATGCACCTCCCTCATCAATTCCGACAACTGCTCCCAACTCAAGCTCTGCTTCGGAACTAACATCCTTCATTTCAACGTCTGCTGACTCTACagtttctgattggctgagctcaCTTTTCGCCTTTTTAATCTCCGAGCTACCGATTGGCTCAGTGCCTTTGACAGCATCGCCCAGCGCTCCGAGGGCAGAGGCCAAGCTTCTGCCCAGTTCCATCAAAGTCTGATGCCGCTGAGGTTGCAACTCCTCATTCAAACCGCCAACTCCATTGGCTATCTTATCACAGTTGGATCCAGTTTCTTCTTTCATGACGAACGCTTTGTGTAGCGCTTCGTCTGTGGTGGAACACTGTGTATCTGAGGCATTGAGGTGGATAAAAACATTCAGGGCTGCAGCCAGGCTTTTGGTTGTCTCTACTGTGGTTTGGTAAAGATCACCATAATGCTCCTCGTTCATTCCGTTAATGCCGTTGCTGATTTTGTCTTTTGAACAGCATTCTGAAGATGCTTCATCTGCAGGCCCCTCAACCGGCAATGTGGGAACATGTGAATCTATTAATAAATCAGGTTTTTCCATGTTCTCCACAGGAAGTTCTTTTCTACCAGGGCCATTAGTGGGTGCTAATGAGACAAGTTTGAGAGAGGCCAGCATGGTACGCTGGTCCTGCAAAGCGAGAGCCATGTCCAACTGTTCCTCCTCGTCTGCATCTCGACTTAACCTTTCATAAGAACGATAATCTTCATCGTTCACTGGCCACCTGTTCCACTCCATGGTGCAGCAAACCACACCGGCAGGACATACCTCGAGGTGCTCCGCCATCTTGCCCCGGGCTAACGTGAAAGGACAGCCAATGTGGTGGTTCAGACACGGGACCCTCTCAAACGGGCACAGCAGTCGATGCTCATCTGCCTTGCAGGCGTGGAAAACTGCACCACAAACCAACGGGCAGGCCAGCAGGTCGCAGGACACGCCAGGCTCGGGTTTGACCATGCATCGGCGGCTAATGCAGGAAACACAGTGGACGTGGAGCTCCTCCATTTTCAGAGTATGTGAATCAGGGGAGACAGCTGTAGCACAAGCTCTGAAGTCAGGACGTCTGTAAGACAACAATGAAACATTTACTACATCAGTATAACTGCGACAAAGCTACGGTCAGTAATTAGTATACATTGCTAGTGTTCTATTCTGTACATAAAAGAGCTTCCCACCACTTTTAGCAGTTATTCTGAAGTCATTTAGATATGGTTTTACATATGCACAAACGTAACTAAATCATAATACTATTGGCAGAAAAGTGCTTTTGCACAATATTTTAAACCTATACTTCAAAACATTAATGAAGAATGTTTGGGTCAGATGGGCAGTTGACAGATGATGTATTATTGTTATTGAGAGTGATTTTGTTATCGTAATAAACAATGTGCCTTTTATAGCATTCACACATTAAATAATGATATTAGGAATGCTAGCCAACTGAAAGCTCTATCACGTAATCCATAGTACTGTTAAGCAGGATCATGCAAATGCAGTGCATTaaaaattaaaggagaaatccagtgtaaaatggacttttggtgtggtaaaacatgataaaaagtacttacctttaatgaatagcccACCAGAAGGcaggctatgtgtgtgtgtgtgtgtgtatgtgtgtgtgtgtctgttattttcagttcagtaatggctgAAGCTAGCCTATATTGATGTCCAAATTAGCCAACAAAAGAATCACTGAAACTATAACCCCCTAGCACATTAAAAAACAAAGCGTATACTCAACttaatttttcattttccttTAAAATTAGATTTTGAATTAGACAAAAATCTTTTTGCAAAAAGAAACAAtgcaacattttaataaaacatttttaaaaacctcTATACATTTATACTTAGCAAGGAGAGCCACTGAAAAGATATGtcaacagttttatttatttaaggataTTTAAACATTCCATATATTTCAATTCCAATGTCTGAGTTATTTACTCATTAAAGGTTGTATTTGCATTATTATACTAATACTTTTATGTTAACGATATAGAAGTGGTACAATATGAGCCACTGTCTAAAGGACAGATgtcctttagaattttctaatGTAATTCATaacccactcacacctgattgtcatccagttgattgaaaacacctctaatttcacatacttttttccactctcaaatatgtaatattggctaGTTTTCCTCAATAAACAAATtatcaagtataatatttttctcatttgtttaactggcttCCCTTTATCTACTTAAGGACTAAGGATAATATTTTAGGTTTTATattcatgcagaaatatagaaagtaATACAGGGTTGATAAACTTTTCAACACCActgtagcttagctaacctagacAGCTAGCTAACCAGATGACCCACAGGTTGTTCTGTAGGTTAATCTAGTTAGCTAAGTTAGTTTACTTAACATAGCTGGGACATATAACTTAACgttactaaaacacacacacacaaacacacacacaaatgaaaccCAACCCAGTTAATCTAACGCGAACTCAGACACTCAACCAGCGTTAAGCTGATTTGGTGAAGGCGGTCATACATCACAGCAGCGCTGAGTGTTTGACAGGGCGACAGATCTCACTAATAAACCACTAAACTGTAAAACAAGCCCGAGTCCTGTAGGATAAAGGTGTAGAAAGAGGCGAGGAACAGCAGGAACGCCGTGTTTTGGTGTTTACGGGGCGGGGGGCTGTCTGTTTCTGGGTGTAAACACTGTTAGCTTGCTGGCTGAGCTCCTCTACCGCTAGCGCTGCTAAACTTTCTTctggccggtgttctgtcgagttgtgctaccctgtcaaagcCTACTACcctagtgtatgtatatatgtagctTATATACATAGTGAATtagaaaagtaaaatatttgGACAACCTAAATCGCTGTATCGGGGGAAAAACCCAacctatgtttttttattattattattattattattattattattattattattattactattattattattattattattattattaatattttattaaataattaattaaacactCGTTTAACATTTTGTTAGAGCTAAAACTCAAGCGAATAATGATGACAGTGATCTCATGTTGTTTAAAAATGCACCCAAGAAAAACTATGGAAAACagaattatctttaaaaaaaaaacatgttttaaaatgtggccacgcgcatgcgcagtgtcaTTGAGAAGCGCATATCGAGAGGTAGCACAACTGGACAGAACACCGGAGTTCGACAGCACGCTAAAACTCCCGACCGGCGCTCCGCACTCACCGCAGCCTCCCCGCCACCAGCGGCTGCCCCGCCCGGGCTCTCGGGGCGCGTTCAGTAACAGAGGGTCTCTGCTACCGGCGGA
The Astyanax mexicanus isolate ESR-SI-001 chromosome 13, AstMex3_surface, whole genome shotgun sequence DNA segment above includes these coding regions:
- the fbxo30b gene encoding F-box only protein 30b, giving the protein MEELHVHCVSCISRRCMVKPEPGVSCDLLACPLVCGAVFHACKADEHRLLCPFERVPCLNHHIGCPFTLARGKMAEHLEVCPAGVVCCTMEWNRWPVNDEDYRSYERLSRDADEEEQLDMALALQDQRTMLASLKLVSLAPTNGPGRKELPVENMEKPDLLIDSHVPTLPVEGPADEASSECCSKDKISNGINGMNEEHYGDLYQTTVETTKSLAAALNVFIHLNASDTQCSTTDEALHKAFVMKEETGSNCDKIANGVGGLNEELQPQRHQTLMELGRSLASALGALGDAVKGTEPIGSSEIKKAKSELSQSETVESADVEMKDVSSEAELELGAVVGIDEGGACAHLDAINNECSQESSEYLHKLEDSEEHSLCTNCHNAVASTAESQEHDMEPAKVENDFTDASGSLEFVGPLIPHRAQLRHDLTPLAMQEAAESQAPLLQPPVHAQALVIPRDFVLPSMALDFEDRAFERKLQNLQLLRNFMPLVLNGRKTCPMDSFLHRSPRCKMEDKAVDTSDLEQEPRNDPMDLGEIDFTAAALLFCLEESPRARRISDTVYAFGGSRVDFGTQTFSFPAAILATSTMVGEVASASACDRAAPRLSQPSPFCTLRLDLTLEQLVPRPSWAPREGSMFTFECGQLFRREEFLSHFRNVHGDIHSGLNGWMEHRCPLAYYGCTYSQRRFCPSKQGSRIVHDRHLRSFGVQPVMDMMVESGCDRLSGLPFEILQHIARFLDGFSLCQLSMVSRTMRDVCASLLQTRGMVVVQWEKRQCPDGSRSWKIKDKVWRFSTAFSPVTRWEFADISSMSDHLKHCPYNEVHRQVEAVPLPCMCTTRELTRDGRSLRSVLKPVL